Genomic DNA from Hordeum vulgare subsp. vulgare chromosome 2H, MorexV3_pseudomolecules_assembly, whole genome shotgun sequence:
ttatttcttggcattctttgtggtacttatctccccctaatgctaGAAAtttccttattgctgatgcaatcagcatacgggctatgaataattttgattgacgaataaattgttattcctcacatagatccctaattttttgtgagagcccattgatgtatgctggagtggtgatatcggtatgtaacgaaattatcgcagataggaaatactttgttgatttccacgtaattactacaaggggaaagtagtatgctatgcagttggtatgatttatatcatacttacggtgtgtaatgccgtatttgtctagcatgaggctagtaaattacgattctataagtttggtcatattattaatttcactatctttgataagatattgaactaaaccattcTGGGTATGCACATAAAGTATTATGTATAATCATacattgcttgtgaaatgagttcaatgaagttgtccattcgaatggatttatcccttgtttaggataacttgctcttactttgagaatttgagcaattaatttagttatatcattcatggtttgtgtgacaagagacacactggaaatcattttataaatgtttccatgagtaccatgaagtatctatataatacaacataatggttgagtaatccacatatcttctgaatgtgttcaaggaagaatgagtggctcatttagaattgtaaggtgagagtgcCTTAAATTATTTTCCCCTATcacacatgtggtgcacataaaatctgatgatgtgggaaattttgcaacttgttaagttgtgaccaatagaattgtccataattttctaatcaaccccaaaccaggattgtaaggcttatagccaaatattttgtaagatttagaaaattattttgtacgcaacaaaactaagtatgaattgattcatacattcaaaatttatcaaatataatgtccaagaaataggatattggacattatactacatgtagtagtacaactataggcaaacaatatttttgagaataatcgggatattacatgaggtctcccatattactgaaaaatGAATCATGCACACATATCATAGGCGCAAAtgaattgatcattcttttattgcactatatttttggttctccttgtgatgaagatttgagaacatcatttaccaaaatagtttctggtcgtatgtttgcaaattcaaataccccaatgaacttatttgcctttttaataaatttgtggtgttgcttgaccatatgtttgagggtctggtaatcataggtacgatgtttaaataaccacacatttgacaaacttgagagttgtcgtTGATCGTTGGAAAACGATATATTCCCTAATAAGAAATAATTCCATCTTTGGTTGTattttagcctccactttactttgaatacatcatggttctattttgtgaccaATGTCTTAATTATTATTCACAATACTAGCAAAAATTTCAAATAATGGAATAGCACCCGTTGGGATGAATTTGATGACTTTATGAAATTCcatgtttcttcatcatgaaaatGGTAGGACTATCATAATAAGATGTAAAGTGTATTGAGGGCTTTTCAACCGGATCTTCAAatgaaaatatttgatcatgagatctcaacttaaAGTTGATTGAGTGACAAAAATGTGAGCTGCGATAGACTTGATGTCTTTGAGAAACGAATGGGAGATCATTAGCGATGtgctcatggcagcatgtttctcttgagagaatatTCAAGGTGAATCTATATTCATCCAttgtgtacttagtttgagaaccaagtgaagttggtgacatataaaatgcatatctgcatcaatagaatagccatgtgttacatgaaatgatcatgcattATTCAGTTTACTTCTTggagtaaaataaaatatatggatGTAATGATCTTGTTGAGCATAATCTGCCAAGGTGATGCTTGGTGAACATGGGGTGTAAACCTTCAATATAGTCCATGCGATGAAAtcgttgctaatgttttgggcttCATTCATGAGAAAAAAGTGTGACCTTATAGTCATGGCCAAAACATAGACTTTGTAATTTTAACATTGCTTAGTCACTatgaaaataacaaccacaatgtgatgtggatcttgcaatagtgtttgagacactcgttataaattatggtatccatcttgattgatggatgacactataattagaaatagttACATAGGCTCCATTGTCATGCATTTTACGAATGTAGTAGAAGGTAATCACAGGTATATGCAATTATTTTCATAGTTTCCTATGACATATTCAACCAAAATGTGCAAtaacaatatttactatgagagtaaaatattttgtgaacaacaacaataatgcttcagaggagcaaattttagtacggctgatgccatatagccatatgtgtagacctcaatttatataggataacactttaaagataatcatcaatatggtgtagatctcgcagtaatagaaaacatagtctgactattgtcagtagatgtttataattctattaccttatgttatgctatttttaagaaaatcactatgaaggtagtcatctgtcagaatgacatgatgtagaccttaCAGTAATAATGGATAGTCTGCAAAATTTTGCagtagatgccaatattaccttatgatttcttgaggtagtcacatctaatattaatatttggaagagcactttgaaggtaatcatcttgTAAAATTGACAAGGTGTAGACCTTACAGTAATGGTGAATAATCTGCAAATGGTGCAGTAGATGTCAccaataccttgtgattcacaaaCAAAATTTAGGCTATATACAcattaatatttggaagagcacgTTGAAAATAGTCCTCTTGTCAAAATGACAAAAACATACACCTCACAGTAGTGATGGATAATTTGCAAAATATGTCGTAGATGCCATtcaataccttgtgattcacaaatCTAATTTATGGTAGTCATATTGAGTATGATCCTCCATAATCCTTGTTTCTTATTTGCGTCCAGACTTAACGCATAATTGTTCTAAATTACTATAGTATGAAGAATGCTGAGGCAAAACATATAGAAGATGACACAATGCCACCCCTGATGTATAATGGTCTGACCACTCGAACAGTAATACTATGATGATAATACACGCAAAACGCATGTTTCAGTTAATTATACATATTTTACAGTAAGCCTAAGGTGCTTGCACGCAAGTATTGCTAAGGCTCATGGCCTTATTTGGGAATCAGGGGAAGCAGAAGTAAACTAAGCCTAATGGAATATTTTACAAGTGCTATATGTACAGAACACAGCTTCAAAATGAtggatgactaaaccataagtttAGCCAATCCTAGTTACGCATGTCATGTACTCTGAAACTGTAGGcacgtatttgatatacatacaaGTACAAGGGCTAAATTAAAACAATGTCAAAAAGATATAAATTTCCCTATAATGTAAATCATGAAATATTAAGGACCATAACAAAAACATGGCAGAGGATAAGGTTCCCGATCCTCTCCATCTTCCTAGAGCGGTTCGTGATGGAGATTTCTCCCATAACAGCCATTGGTCATGTAAGAACGACGCCGCACAACCGCCATGGTGCGCTCCCGTCGTGCACCATCGGAGCTGCCTACGCTGGCTGCCGCCCGGGAGGGGCTGGCCGCGCCACAGGCCTTGCTGCGTCAGTGCCGCCTCCGTCAATTCCATAGGAAGCCACGTCGGATGACGCCTCGTACGGGGCTCGGGCTTGGACAAGTCAGCCGAAGGAAGAGCCCGCACCATCTTCGCCGCGGGCAGGACCACGACCGCAGGCACTCCACGTCGGAAAGTAAAACGAGAGAGAAGGGAACAAATGATGGAATAATTACTTTTATTGATGAATTTGAGGGTATATATACCCTGGTACAAAGACGGTTACAAAGAGTCAGTTGCTACAAGTAGCAACCGACATAGCAGGGATTAACcttttaattaatcaaattaatttattCATAACAAAAACATCCTCCCGCTCCCGTTCCTGCGAAAACACACTTCCTCCCGCTCCACGCCACGTCACCGATCCGGGGCGCCCCTCCTCCCCCATCACAGCCATCCATTTCCCATCCGACGGCCCACACCCCGCAGCACGCGGATCGCGGCCCTCTCCTCCCCGGAAATCTCGTGGCTACAAATTCCCCACGCCCCAGCCCCGTCCATCTCATCTCATCCCATCTCACCGCACCGCCGCAACAGCACACACCCACAGAACCCAAGCTCGCCGGAGGGAGAAGCCGTCAACCACCATGTCTGGCCGCGGCAAGGGAGGGAAGGGGCTGGGTAAGGGTGGCGCCAAGCGCCACCGGAAGGTGCTCCGTGACAACATCCAGGGCATCACGAAGCCGGCCATCCGTCGCCTGGCTCGCCGTGGCGGCGTGAAGCGCATCTCGGGGCTCATCTACGAGGAGACCCGCGGCGTGCTCAAGATCTTCCTCGAGAACGTCATCCGCGACGCCGTCACCTACACCGAGCACGCCCGCCGCAAGACCGTCACCGCCATGGACGTCGTCTACGCCCTCAAGCGACAGGGGCGAACCCTCTACGGATTCGGCGGCTAGTCCGCGCCGCTCCGGTCGGATCCACCTCGCGCCGTCGGATTCGTAGCTAGCCATGGTTGTTGTTCAGTCTTCATTGTCTCCGGTGTAACGGAATGGCCGCATCTCGCTGCTGTCTGTTGTTTCGATGTACTACTGCTAGCATTAGCATGGAATGGAAATCTCAGCGCTTTGTCCTTGAATTCGCCTTCAATCTCTTGCTCTGTTGTTAAATCTTGTCACTTTGTTCCCCATTTCCCATTGTTCGTCGCTTTAATATTCTGCCCCCAAATCGACCGTGTTGGCTTCAGTTTGCAGTACACTCGAACCATCCCTGCATCTCTGAATGTCAACTGTCAAATGCCCACCATGAGGTGATTCGATGCTCAGATGGAACTTTCCCCAATCCCATAGCTGTAATCACTTCATCTTGCAGTACGCTCCGCAAATTGAACCAAGCTTGAAATATGAGGATGTGGTGCCCTTTTGAGACCTGGGTGTCTCACGTTTCCCCAATTTCAACATTTAAATGTTTGAGTCCTCTGCAATTGAACTAGTGCACGGGAAGCAGCTGATTTTTTCTTTTGCTACTTTTTGAACATAGATGCTGACCATCTGATGCATTTTTAATTGTGATAAGAGGCATCTGATTTTTTTGGCTCAGCATGGATTTCTGACTACCTGACCCTAGTTTTTAAATCATGATAAGAAGCAGTTGTTTTCTTTGGCTGCAGATATCACCTGATTGCAGATGGAAAAGATGGACCGGGGTGCAGCTCAAGGTGCAGACATTAGGCTCATGGCTACTGGGCTTGGTTTACAGTTTCCCATGTTTTCATGCATCCAAGGATCTTTATCATTTTGCCCGAATGCTGAGATTTCAGGCTTCCTGAAATGATCAAACGGGTACGATGATATATAAACAGCCAGTTTGTACTTGTATATCTGAAGAGCAGTGAAACTGTATTGAGATTAGGCTATCTTTTGCATTCAGGCCAAAGAATGCATATCTGAACATCAATAGAGAAGATCCACTATCATACTGGCACCGTTCATGCACATTAGCACCATTCATGCACATTTTGCATTTCAGGGACAATTCGAACATCAATAGAGATGATTCACTATCATATTGGCACCGCAGCATTTCAAATCAATATTTCAGAGCTGGATCATACTAGGAAGATGGAATCAACCATCTTGGCTGGCCAGATGCTACTTGCATGCTGCCAGTCCAAAACAAGTACGCACTACTGCTCACCCATACACGTTCATTACAATGCCTAGCTACTAATTAAGTACTACTACGCCTACATACCAGAGCAAGAGCATCTCCAACTGCATCCCCGACAGGCCGAGACTAAGAAAACGGCCTAGTCGCGTTCTCACAAGCCCATTTTTCATCGGTTAGGGCCAATTTTGCCGCCGACTGACGTAGGCCAAACCCGACGCGCTAGGGTCACTTGAGGAAATGTTTTTAGCGGGAACTCGTCGTGGGCCCGCCAAGTCAGCGACTAGGCGCTATCGTCTCGTCCTCATCGCCTCGTTTTGCCGCGGGAAatcaatgcgaaggctgccacCGGTTAACCTTCCATTGATTCTTCACGGGCGACGCAGTGAAGGCGCGCCGATGCACGTCCGCCCCCTCCCACCACGCATACACACAGCTGCCGACCGCTCGCCGCCCACCCGCGACTATATAAAGCCGTCCCTCCCTCACCGGTGGCCGCACACCTCTCACCCCCTTCTCGCTGCCAATGACTCTCTCCCTCTTTCACCATCGACGCCCCCTCTCTCCACCACCATGACCGAGCGCTACCCCGACGACGGAGCGGCGGCAAATGGCTTCGACCGCCGCCACCTGCATAGTCCGAGACCCGCCTCCTCTACGAGGCGGACTACGCCGCCACGTCGAACAACTCGCCGCCACCAACGACGCTGAGCCCCGCGGCCGCTTCAACTCCAAGGGGCGACGCCTATGGTGGGGTGTCCCCGGTTGCATGCTGGACGCCGTCCTCGAGCAGATTAAGGACGACAACTCACCGCAGTTGGAGTACCCAGCGCCCCCTCCTTCTCCCGCCACCGTGACAGCTCATGGACGACGAGGCGCATGGAGACggcatcctcctcctcgtccggctcccgctccggctcctccgggtTGCCGACGCTCCTTCCCGTCAAGACGGAGTCGCGGGAGACGCCGCTTGGGTGGCGCACGCGCAGCGGCGGCCTCGCCATAAAcaaggcctcctcctcccgcctcgtCAAGCCGAAGACCGAGCCGACGCTCCTCCCCGTCAAGCCGGAGCATGAGGCCATGGCCGCCGACGAGGAGATCGCGCTCAAATGGGCGCGGGACGACTACGTCTGGGAGGAGATGGAGCACCAGCGTCAGCGCCCTCGAGGAGATCGTTGCTCGACACCGCGGCTGCGAGGAGGGCAGTGTCGTCATCCTcgatgacaacgacgaggagGTGCCCGGGCCGTCCATCCCCACCCGCCACAGCGACCCAGGGCAGGGGTGCAGCAAGGACGGCGGCGGAGGGCGGGACGACGACGGtggcggcgatggcgacgacgagGCGACTACACAAACTTCTACAGGCTTCTCGGCATGCAGAaggcgtagtagtagtagtttttTTTAATTTCCATTTTAAATTATGTTTTGGCTAAGTTTGTACAAATATCAATGAAAACGATTGAATTTCCTTCAAATTTGTGTTGTGTTTGGCCAAATTTTGACCGAGTTTAGTTTAAAAAAAACCAGCGTCTCaggcgacctggggggggggggggggggcgactggGAATCCGAGACCCCTACACCGATTTTTTCACCGGCGTGCCCCCAAGCAGCGCTATTTCACCCCCTGGGGGTGTCGAACGACCGGAGATGCTCTAAGTAGCAATGCAAAAAGATTGATGAAAATCCATTTGTGAGCCCAAGCTCATCTGCACCGTGCTGAGTAAAGAAATCAAAATAAACactaaaaaaattataaaaaattctgatttttttgggtgATAGACATTTTGATGTGTGAGGTTTGCTTTAAATTTTATACAATTTGAACATCTGAACAACTCTCGGCAAAAAAGACAAGTTCGAGGTCTTTAAAAAAAGTTTACTGTACATGCATCGTTTTAACCTGATTTGTGTTTTTTGTTGAGAGGTGCTCAGATGTTCAAATGATATAAAAATTGGAGCAGACATCATGCACCAAATTATCTATCATTCAATTTTTATTgaaagtttttgaatttttttagtaTGTGTTTTGATTTTTTCCTAAACGGATGCGGATGAGTTGAACACCGAAAAGCCGCACTCCTCTCTATTGCCTAATTTATTTAGTATTATTGCCTACACCCCTCTGCGTCTTAGAAGAACCTACGTGAAATTTAACACGAAATCGATTGTACTAATTCGCCCTGAATATGCAGCCTGTAAAAATAGGTGTGTGCGCTGCTGCACCTCAAGACCCTCTCGGAAAGTTTAGCACGAAGACAGTAACTGAGAAACTCCATCGCTGTCCCCAAAAGATCTCAAACAAAATGTGACCCACGTGTGGATTTCTCAtgcaggcctcgtttggttaacgaGGATTGGGAAGGTTTTGAGAGGTAGGGATTTCataggattgggtgaatccctttgttccacccaatcctctcaaattccCGGGGTTTTGCTTTCACTAGTCTCCCgaagagggttttgaaacacatgaataggaagggattgaagggaaACGGAGGGGATTGGGTTAAGCAAACCCCTTCTACCAAATGAAcgcccgaggatctgtggggtttctgaccctcccggggattttcctctcaaaacctccccaatcccccttaaccaaacgaggccgcaGGGGTTTTGCCCCTGGGTGTGGATTTCCCCACCATGTGATTCCGGCCACCCTTCCCTCATTTCGGCGACCCCGACGGCCAAATCCCCCTGAACATCAATCACCGACGAACCCTAGGAAttcctctcttcctctctctctctctattattACAGGATCAAAGGTTCACTGCCGCTTCCTCTGCTCCATATGAACACAtgaatatatttatttttatgatGAGACCAACCATGGATTGCTAACTTGAGAGCCTGAGTGGCTCGTTGATAACAGCATTCACGGCGCTGGCCATTTCCTTTGGCGAGCTGAAGCCGTCGGTCCGGAAGTAGAACAGGTGAAGTATCTTGCACATCTTCCAGAACAGCTCCTTGCATGCCCCGGGAACACCCGTGCCTTCCTTGAGGACCAATCTTAGCAAGTCTCGCCTAGAAGCGACTATGGACTTCTGTATCGCATTCTTAGCCGCTTCTATGGACAGAGAACCACCACTGTGAAGAACGAGTAGCGAAACGCTGTTCAGTTTCCCCTCGCTGCCCTCCCTCTGCAACATCATATGATCGGGAACAGGTCAGAGTCATCCAACGATAAATTGAACTTTACAGAACTGCATGATAAGCACGAGCACTTACTGCTCAGCTGTTAGATATTCTAATGCATATGCCTAAATAGAGTTTAAATATTAGTCCGTATAAAAACAGAGTTGATTAATTCCTCTACAATTTCAGGCCACCAAGATAAGAGCTGCAGATCTCTCTTTTTTCCAATATATGGAGTGTCTAGCATCTCCAGGCAAACAAGAGAGCTTCAGAGGACTACAATCTAGACTTATGCAAGAATTTTTAGTCCAACATAGTTAAACGGTGCACGCGAACCAAAAGGAATCTATGTAAACTAAGAGGGAAGAATCTATGTATACTAAGAGGGAATTTACATGACGGTGTGGCTCAGCAAAATCTTGAAAAATGGGTGGCATTGGGATATGCAGGAACACAAACTTTTTGCGCGAATGGGACAAAATACCTCAAAGCCTTGGCTGTCATTGAGGAGACGGCCGCAGGTGCTCATTAGCCTAAATAACTCACTGTACTCTTGATCTTTGACAACAAAGCCCAAGAGCTTTTCCCCGACAAAATACAATGCTGGAAGCACAATGGGCCCCAGTGCGAATGAAACAACCCCATTTGTCATGTATTCTTCCATTGTTGGTACATATTGGCTCCTCTGCCATTCTGCCTCGGTCATCATAGACCTCAATAAATGTAGCCACTGCAGATGGATTTCAACCTGTCAATACTGAACATAATGCAAGTCAAAACAGAGGGGTCAGACATGAAACTCACTACTTCTATCAGGTGATTTTTAACGTCGCGGTTTTGTACTGCAGAAGCGATTGATCCAAGCTGGTTCACTGTGGTATAGATAGCACAAAATACAATCTTAACTTGCTCAGAATAGAaatcatcttcgtgatgctcaTCCCACCTAAGGCAACCATTGACCAAACAGGAAACATGACTTATTAGCAATGTGTAAGCCACGCTACACAAGAAAAAGCAGGCAGAGACATCAAGTTGAAGGAGCGTACTTCTCAACTAATGCTATGAGGTtttctagttcttcttttgatccTCCAACATCGAAGAAGTCATCAACAACGGTTGTGAGCACACCGTTTTTGGCCCAAGATATGCGAGCATCAGAAAGTTCAGGAGGAAAAATCGTAGCAGCAGCAGAGAGATAACAATATGTCAACTTCTGTCGAGCAAACTGTAGCTGGTCCAACCTGTTTTGTTTCACCCACCTGTTGCAACAAATTTTTGTTAAGAAAAATCTCAAAGAAAAAAGGAGTTTACATGACCAGAGAGCATAATGGCCAAATTACCTATCAAGATGCAGGAGTTCATCCTGGTAGATAGATTGAGAAAATGTGAAATCTTCAACAGCCAAAGCCAAAAGTTCTTCGTTGATACCATATGGCCTGATTCAGCAAAATGTTTGATATTTTAGTATGATGGCTAGTTAAAACGATTTGAAGTACGACTCTTTTTACATAAATGAGGATCTTACAAGTATTGTGTCTTCAAGATGTGAGAACCTCTAGCATCAAAATGTTCGATGTTCCTCTTGTGGTCTAGACGTTCCAGCGTAGTATAGAAGGGAAACTTAAGGGCATACTCCATCTGGAATTACAAAAGCACAGAATTATACATAACTTGAACTACTAAGTAAAACAGGAGTTTCCAATTTCATACAGGCACCTCTCCAAAGATTGGCAGTCCTTGAACCCCTTCAGAGCACAACTTTTCTGACAGTAAGCTGCCAGACCAATGGCCTATGTTATCTAGAATTAATTCATGTTCTGACACACtgacttttgaagccttgaatagTTCCAGTACAGACTTTGTATCATTTAGATATCCTTGCAGTGAATTATGGAAACTGGAGGCTTCAGCAAGATGAGACAGCTCATCTGCACCAAATTAGAACTAGGGATTAGACTGTTAAGCCAAGATCAACGACAACATTGACAGGGAATTTCTGCGGAAGTACCTGAAGATACATCATACCCATTCATCCGTAGAAGGCGAAATGCCATTGCGCATGTTGCTACATCCATCATAATTTCCTCGTCTCTCTGTAACCAGAAACTGCAAACAGGATACATTAAAGTTTACAAGTTACTAGAAACATAATCCCTCTGTATTTTGTACTAAATCAgcgacaattaatatggatcggagggagtatatcaATTCCCTATTCATAGTCACTACCTGTATGCCATGTCCAAGATTCCCTCTATCTCACTAGAAAAATGCTGAGAAATTCCAATCTTTTCAAGCGAGTCCACCATTGAAAGCTTGCAATGCATATTTAGTGGATACGCTGTTGGTACTGCAAATAGTCTACTGGCATTAAGATTTTGGAACATTTTAAACCCTTGCAAATTCTTCACAAGAAAAGGTACAGAGATCCACCTGCACCACCAAATTTACTGACGAGCATATCTAAGTACCCGAGGGCTTTATCATCATAGTTGTGGACTAACGCAGCAGCAGTTGTGGAGGGAGAGTTGAACAATGATCCATTCTTCCTCTGAAACTTCATAACTTCATTCCAGTCCAGCATGTTTCCTAAACCTTCTGCAACATAGGCCATATATGCTTCTCGACCATAAGATTTCTCTTCGGCCTGCCTAAATTAAGTCAAGTATGGGAATTATTAATATGTTGCCCATAGGTTATACTCAAATTAAGATTGCTAATTTCATCAGTAGGCATAAGACAATATGGATGACATGGTGATCCTTTCTTCTTTAAGTTATGGTTGATAAAGAAACAGGAGTTCTTATAGAAAAAATGCTTTGGAAAAGACAGGGATGGCAAAAAGCAGATAGTGCATTTCCATTCACAGTATAAACACACATA
This window encodes:
- the LOC123427637 gene encoding histone H4; this translates as MSGRGKGGKGLGKGGAKRHRKVLRDNIQGITKPAIRRLARRGGVKRISGLIYEETRGVLKIFLENVIRDAVTYTEHARRKTVTAMDVVYALKRQGRTLYGFGG
- the LOC123427638 gene encoding ent-kaur-16-ene synthase, chloroplastic-like isoform X2, with amino-acid sequence MSNAGCSSVLPAPCRQPGPRTVLPVPVAAPRFAARFRSNRRLRLTCASVGECASRIPPSEARRVRFLSGGRHRPPPLHRNRIRAGTPRCAYVEKMLVAETASLLDHRKEREARIRKHLHKVELPPSPYDTAWVAMVPLQGSSHTPCFPQCVEWILQNQHENGSWDINDFGSSANKDILLSTLACVLALEKWNVGQWLIRRGLHFIGRNFSIVMDEEIPAPIGFNIIFPGMLSLAIGVGLQVPDRQTDIDGILHQWEMELKRSVDGNLLAEEKSYGREAYMAYVAEGLGNMLDWNEVMKFQRKNGSLFNSPSTTAAALVHNYDDKALGYLDMLVSKFGGAVPTAYPLNMHCKLSMVDSLEKIGISQHFSSEIEGILDMAYSFWLQRDEEIMMDVATCAMAFRLLRMNGYDVSSDELSHLAEASSFHNSLQGYLNDTKSVLELFKASKVSVSEHELILDNIGHWSGSLLSEKLCSEGVQGLPIFGEMEYALKFPFYTTLERLDHKRNIEHFDARGSHILKTQYLPYGINEELLALAVEDFTFSQSIYQDELLHLDRWVKQNRLDQLQFARQKLTYCYLSAAATIFPPELSDARISWAKNGVLTTVVDDFFDVGGSKEELENLIALVEKWDEHHEDDFYSEQVKIVFCAIYTTVNQLGSIASAVQNRDVKNHLIEVWLHLLRSMMTEAEWQRSQYVPTMEEYMTNGVVSFALGPIVLPALYFVGEKLLGFVVKDQEYSELFRLMSTCGRLLNDSQGFEREGSEGKLNSVSLLVLHSGGSLSIEAAKNAIQKSIVASRRDLLRLVLKEGTGVPGACKELFWKMCKILHLFYFRTDGFSSPKEMASAVNAVINEPLRLSS
- the LOC123427638 gene encoding ent-kaur-16-ene synthase, chloroplastic-like isoform X3, producing the protein MSNAGCSSVLPAPCRQPGPRTVLPVPVAAPRFAARFRSNRRLRLTCASVGECASRIPPSEARRVRFLSGGRHRPPPLHRNRIRAGTPRCAYVEKMLVAETASLLDVHRKEREARIRKHLHKVELPPSPYDTAWVAMVPLQGSSHTPCFPQCVEWILQNQHENGSWDINDFGSSANKDILLSTLACVLALEKWNVGQWLIRRGLHFIGRNFSIVMDEEIPAPIGFNIIFPGMLSLAIGVGLQVPDRQTDIDGILHQWEMELKRQAEEKSYGREAYMAYVAEGLGNMLDWNEVMKFQRKNGSLFNSPSTTAAALVHNYDDKALGYLDMLVSKFGGAVPTAYPLNMHCKLSMVDSLEKIGISQHFSSEIEGILDMAYSFWLQRDEEIMMDVATCAMAFRLLRMNGYDVSSDELSHLAEASSFHNSLQGYLNDTKSVLELFKASKVSVSEHELILDNIGHWSGSLLSEKLCSEGVQGLPIFGEMEYALKFPFYTTLERLDHKRNIEHFDARGSHILKTQYLPYGINEELLALAVEDFTFSQSIYQDELLHLDRWVKQNRLDQLQFARQKLTYCYLSAAATIFPPELSDARISWAKNGVLTTVVDDFFDVGGSKEELENLIALVEKWDEHHEDDFYSEQVKIVFCAIYTTVNQLGSIASAVQNRDVKNHLIEVWLHLLRSMMTEAEWQRSQYVPTMEEYMTNGVVSFALGPIVLPALYFVGEKLLGFVVKDQEYSELFRLMSTCGRLLNDSQGFEREGSEGKLNSVSLLVLHSGGSLSIEAAKNAIQKSIVASRRDLLRLVLKEGTGVPGACKELFWKMCKILHLFYFRTDGFSSPKEMASAVNAVINEPLRLSS
- the LOC123427638 gene encoding ent-kaur-16-ene synthase, chloroplastic-like isoform X1 is translated as MSNAGCSSVLPAPCRQPGPRTVLPVPVAAPRFAARFRSNRRLRLTCASVGECASRIPPSEARRVRFLSGGRHRPPPLHRNRIRAGTPRCAYVEKMLVAETASLLDVHRKEREARIRKHLHKVELPPSPYDTAWVAMVPLQGSSHTPCFPQCVEWILQNQHENGSWDINDFGSSANKDILLSTLACVLALEKWNVGQWLIRRGLHFIGRNFSIVMDEEIPAPIGFNIIFPGMLSLAIGVGLQVPDRQTDIDGILHQWEMELKRSVDGNLLAEEKSYGREAYMAYVAEGLGNMLDWNEVMKFQRKNGSLFNSPSTTAAALVHNYDDKALGYLDMLVSKFGGAVPTAYPLNMHCKLSMVDSLEKIGISQHFSSEIEGILDMAYSFWLQRDEEIMMDVATCAMAFRLLRMNGYDVSSDELSHLAEASSFHNSLQGYLNDTKSVLELFKASKVSVSEHELILDNIGHWSGSLLSEKLCSEGVQGLPIFGEMEYALKFPFYTTLERLDHKRNIEHFDARGSHILKTQYLPYGINEELLALAVEDFTFSQSIYQDELLHLDRWVKQNRLDQLQFARQKLTYCYLSAAATIFPPELSDARISWAKNGVLTTVVDDFFDVGGSKEELENLIALVEKWDEHHEDDFYSEQVKIVFCAIYTTVNQLGSIASAVQNRDVKNHLIEVWLHLLRSMMTEAEWQRSQYVPTMEEYMTNGVVSFALGPIVLPALYFVGEKLLGFVVKDQEYSELFRLMSTCGRLLNDSQGFEREGSEGKLNSVSLLVLHSGGSLSIEAAKNAIQKSIVASRRDLLRLVLKEGTGVPGACKELFWKMCKILHLFYFRTDGFSSPKEMASAVNAVINEPLRLSS
- the LOC123427638 gene encoding ent-kaur-16-ene synthase, chloroplastic-like isoform X4; the protein is MEIYWQAEEKSYGREAYMAYVAEGLGNMLDWNEVMKFQRKNGSLFNSPSTTAAALVHNYDDKALGYLDMLVSKFGGAVPTAYPLNMHCKLSMVDSLEKIGISQHFSSEIEGILDMAYSFWLQRDEEIMMDVATCAMAFRLLRMNGYDVSSDELSHLAEASSFHNSLQGYLNDTKSVLELFKASKVSVSEHELILDNIGHWSGSLLSEKLCSEGVQGLPIFGEMEYALKFPFYTTLERLDHKRNIEHFDARGSHILKTQYLPYGINEELLALAVEDFTFSQSIYQDELLHLDRWVKQNRLDQLQFARQKLTYCYLSAAATIFPPELSDARISWAKNGVLTTVVDDFFDVGGSKEELENLIALVEKWDEHHEDDFYSEQVKIVFCAIYTTVNQLGSIASAVQNRDVKNHLIEVWLHLLRSMMTEAEWQRSQYVPTMEEYMTNGVVSFALGPIVLPALYFVGEKLLGFVVKDQEYSELFRLMSTCGRLLNDSQGFEREGSEGKLNSVSLLVLHSGGSLSIEAAKNAIQKSIVASRRDLLRLVLKEGTGVPGACKELFWKMCKILHLFYFRTDGFSSPKEMASAVNAVINEPLRLSS